In the Clavelina lepadiformis chromosome 8, kaClaLepa1.1, whole genome shotgun sequence genome, one interval contains:
- the LOC143468825 gene encoding dnaJ homolog subfamily C member 10-like isoform X1: MTRFLKLCFMLSVASWQLTQIFAEEDYYQTLGISKDASLKEIRKAFKKLALKLHPDKNTNDPNAHDNFVQINHIYEVLKDEDMRKKYDKYGEEGLKEDHPGGGRYESYSYYRDEFGIYDDDPEVVTLDGGDFDAAVNSGEAWFVNFYSPRCSHCHELAPTWRKFAEEFSGAINIGAVNCHDNRWVCNQNGIYSYPSLVIFVKNRKPIKYQGDRSKKDLIRFVMKHVNIEVVDLWDGNLDEELKKHGALPWVISFCGEASDDDMEGDCPSRTTKRKLAGLMNGLAYVGSVDCETSEELCKRANITEKLGVYYYPTGAFPDEHNQMHHFDSLDAREIHAEFMNKLVPGIPEFSTAKLQAIVQKKRALIFAQFSNDEVDEKETSLKKLPALLKEHSITVAKVKCQEGSWCKDKLHLTQDASIVFKGKGLDNFEVFHGRPNTAELSSFAQESSTARVLTLNPSYFNDGVMADSNRLWFVDFFAPWCPPCRALLPELRKASNNLNDISFGTVDCTMFKEICSEFGINSYPTTKLFNQSKITEYTGNHNSHGILQFVQDLVSPPYEHLTPKTFEAMVQNREPGITWIVDFYANWCGPCRQLMPEWRRMAKMLSGIVHVGAIDCAKGNHNQFCKRQMVDGYPEIRLFPAKKHVNSKPLYSVYDDWNRHASALAGWALNFVPNDVVDMKPKDFTDGLPSDESAWLLDFYAPWCGHCHAFAPKFVLTSMRFKGRVKFGKVNCQQLPSVCSRAGVHAYPTVFFYPPKSPNKKRPAKKQIDSQEPEAITRIVDSYMDAYPDEAKKKTKSKKHKDEL, from the exons ATGACACGGTTTTTAAAACTGTGTTTTATGCTCTCTGTTGCATCTTGGCAGCTAACACAAATTTTTGCCGAGGAAGATTACTACCAAACACTTGGTATCAGCAAAGATGCTTCATTGAAAGAAATAAGAAAAGCTTTCAAGAAGTTAGCCTTAAAACTGCATCCGGACAAAAACACT AATGATCCCAATGCCCATGACAACTTCGTCCAAATCAATcatatttatgaagttttgaaaGATGAAGACATGAGGAAGAAATACGATAAATATGGAGAGGAGGGTCTCAAGGAAGACCATCCTGGTGGTGGTCGTTATGAAAGTTATAGTTACTACAGAGACGAGTTTG GTATATATGACGATGATCCTGAAGTGGTTACACTTGACGGAGGAGATTTCG ATGCAGCAGTTAACTCTGGAGAGGCTtggtttgttaatttttattctccCAGATGTTCGCACTGCCATGAACTGGCTCCAACG TGGAGAAAGTTTGCGGAGGAATTTAGTGGGGCCATTAATATCGGGGCTGTAAATTGCCATGACAACCGATGGGTGTGCAATCAAAATGGCATTTACAGTTACCCATCTTTGGTTATATTTGTCAAAAATAGGAAG CCAATCAAGTACCAAGGTGACAGAAGCAAGAAAGATCTTATTCGCTTTGTCATGAAGCACGTAAACATTGAG GTAGTTGACTTGTGGGATGGAAACCTTGATGAGGAGCTGAAGAAGCATGGAGCTCTTCCTTGGGTTATTTCCTTCTGCGGCGAAGCTTCTGATGATGACATGGAAGGGGATTGCCCTTCAAGAACCACCAAGAGGAAATTGGCAGGATTGATG AATGGCCTAGCATATGTTGGCTCCGTGGATTGTGAAACTTCAGAGGAATTGTGTAAGCGAGCAAACATCACTGAAAAACTGGGTGTCTATTATTACCCAACTGGAGCTTTCCCTGATGAGCACAATCAAATGCATCATTTCGATTCTCTTGACGCCCGAGAGATCCACGCAGAGTTTATGAACAAGTTGGTTCCTGGCATTCCTGAGTTTTCAACTGCTAAGCTACAG GCCATAGTGCAGAAGAAACGAGCACTAATTTTTGCCCAGTTTTCAAATGATGAAGTTGATGAAAAGGAAACAAGCCTTAAGAAATTACCAGCGCTTTTAAAGGAACAT AGTATAACAGTCGCCAAAGTGAAGTGCCAAGAAGGAAGTTGGTGCAAAGATAAACTACATTTGACCCAAGACGCCAGTATTGTTTTTAAAGGAAAGGGTCTGGATAATTTTGAAGTCTTTCACG GTCGTCCCAACACCGCCGAGTTGAGCTCTTTTGCTCAGGAAAGCTCTACAGCCCGTGTTTTAACTTTGAATCCGAGTTACTTCAACGATGGTGTGATGGCAGATAGCAATCGGCTTTGGTTTGTCGACTTCTTCGCGCCT tgGTGTCCACCATGTCGAGCACTTCTTCCCGAGCTCCGAAAAGCTTCTAACAACCTTAATGACATCAGCTTTGGTACGGTTGACTGCACAATGTTTAAGGAAATTTGCAGTGAG TTTGGAATCAATTCGTATCCAACCACGAAGTTATTTAACCAATCAAAGATCACAGAGTATACGGGTAACCACAATTCTCATGGAATCTTACAGTTTGTTCAG GACCTTGTTAGTCCGCCTTATGAACACTTAACTCCGAAAACATTTGAAGCAATGGTACAGAATCGCGAACCTGGTATTACGTGGATAGTTGATTTCTATGCCAACTGGTGTGGTCCGTGTCGTCAATTGATGCCAGAGTGGAGAAGAATGGCAAAA ATGTTATCAGGGATTGTACATGTGGGAGCCATCGACTGCGCAAAAGGAAACCACAATCAGTTCTGCAAACGACAGATGGTCGATGGATATCCTGAGATTCGTCTCTTTCCAGCCAAGAAGCATGTAAACTCCAAACCTCTTTACAGTGTCTATGACGATTGGAACAGGCATGCTAGTGCCTTAGCGGGATGGGCGCTCAA TTTCGTTCCCAATGATGTCGTCGATATGAAACCTAAAGATTTTACGGATGGTTTGCCTTCGGATGAAAGTGCATGGTTGTTAGATTTCTATGCGCCCTGGTGTGGTCACTGTCATGCCTTCGCACCAAAGTTTGTGTTAACCTCAATG AGGTTCAAGGGAAGAGTAAAGTTCGGGAAGGTGAACTGTCAGCAACTTCCTTCAGTTTGCAGTAGGGCGGGTGTCCATGCCTATCCCACCGTGTTCTTTTACCCACCAAAGTCACCCAATAAAAAGAGGCCTGCGAAAAAACAAATCGATTCTCAA GAGCCGGAGGCGATTACAAGGATCGTGGATTCCTACATGGACGCGTATCCCGAcgaagcaaaaaagaaaacaaaatcaaagaagCACAAG GACGAGTTATAA
- the LOC143468826 gene encoding 7-dehydrocholesterol reductase-like has product MHSSDTIVNGNGKVNGHGLRWRQNDSHNNGFTKESNGVPRRNGKSHFGNTQWGRAWSVDFRTLLGCMFVLFGCPLFPMFFHISCTRHDCSLLHTFTAVFDNLNVTTFLSVIPQISVQTGIIYASWVAWQVILSLLPDVLHYVIPGYKGGWQKGAVTPAGNVDDYNINGLQAWLLTHLLWFLNAFKWRIFSPSIVFHNMGAFMIFANIFGYSLAVFSFVKGHLFPSCADDCKFSGSFIYDFTMGIEFNPRIGKIFDFKLFCNGRPGIVCWTIINLSFAWYQKETYGFVSDSMILLNMLQAIYVLDFFWNEAWYLKTIDICHDHFGFYLAWGDFVWLPFMYTLQGLYLAYYPVQLGTVKCALILLLGLVGYFIFRSTNYQKDRFRANPEGCVIWGKKAQYIKCSYVSADGRCHQSSLLTSGWWGVARHMNYTGDLMGSLAYCLCCGVGHILPYFYMIFMTVLLVHRIYRDEHRCQAKYGEHWQKYVAKVSYRLVPGLY; this is encoded by the exons ATGCATAGCTCAGACACAATTGTTAATGGAAATGGGAAAGTAAATGGGCATGGATTAAGGTGGCGGCAGAATGACAGTCACAACAACGGCTTCACGAAGGAAAGTAATGGAGTGCCAAGAAGAAATGGAAAATCTCATTTTGGCAATACCCAGTGGGGCAGAGCCTG GAGCGTGGACTTCAGAACATTGTTGGGatgtatgtttgttttatttggcTGTCCGCTTTTTCCGATGTTCTTTCATATTTCCTGCACTCGGCACGATTGCAGTCTGCTGCATACGTTTACAGCTGTCTTCGACAATCTCAACGTGACGACTTTCCTCTCGGTTATTCCCCAAATTTCAGTACAGACTGGAATTATTTATGCTTCTTGGGTCGCGTGGCAG GTTATATTATCTTTACTTCCCGATGTTCTTCATTACGTCATACCTGGGTACAAAGGGGGCTGGCAAAAGGGCGCAGTTACTCCGGCTGGAAATGTTGACGATTACAACATCAACGGGCTCCAG GCCTGGCTTCTTACTCACCTTTTGTGGTTTCTGAACGCTTTTAAGTGGAGAATCTTTTCTCCTTCAATAGTATTTCACAATATGGGAGCCTTCATGatctttgcaaacatttttggtTATTCGTTAGCCGTATTCTCTTTTGTGAAAG GCCATCTTTTTCCATCTTGTGCCGATGATTGCAAATTCAGCGGCAGTTTTATTTACGACTTTACTATGGGCATCGAATTTAACCCAAGaattggcaaaatctttgacttcaaattattttgcaacGGCAGACCAG GCATAGTTTGTTGGACTATTATCAACCTCTCGTTTGCTTGGTACCAGAAAGAAACCTACGGTTTTGTGAGCGATTCTATGATATTGTTGAACATGTTACAAGCAATATACGTTCTTGATTTTTTCTGGAACGAAGCGTGGTACTTGAAAACCATCGACATCTGTCACGACCATTTCGGCTTCTATTTGGCGTGGGGTGATTTTGTGTGGCTACCATTTATGTACACGCTGCAG GGTCTCTACTTGGCTTATTACCCAGTACAACTTGGTACAGTTAAGTGTGCGCTTATCTTACTGCTAGGTCTTGTTGGATACTTTATTTTTCGCTCGACCAACTACCAGAAGGACCGGTTCAGGGCGAACCCAGAAGGTTGTGTTATATGGG GAAAGAAAGCTCAGTACATCAAGTGCAGTTACGTGTCAGCCGACGGACGATGTCATCAGAGTTCTTTGCTGACGTCGGGTTGGTGGGGGGTAGCCCGCCATATGAATTACACCGGGGATTTAATGGGG TCATTGGCATATTGCCTGTGCTGCGGGGTGGGACATATCCTGCCGTATTTTTACATGATCTTCATGACAGTGTTACTAGTTCATAGGATCTATCGTGACGAGCATCGATGCCAGGCTAAGTACGGCGAGCACTGGCAAAAATACGTGGCCAAGGTGTCTTACCGGCTTGTGCCAGGTCTATATTAG
- the LOC143469415 gene encoding succinate dehydrogenase assembly factor 2, mitochondrial-like — protein sequence MSNFRFCAALLRNTFANTKQQKHYFQNYKFFYSVKCCRFGTSSGEYVISTPESLVQKRARLLWQSRKRGIAENCLIFSTFSAKHLNNFDEEQLESYDKLLNQPSNEWDIYYWMVGTKPVPETYDDDLMRMLQEHCRNERKEERFEQPPLNYEPVTK from the exons atgTCGAACTTTCGTTTTTGTGCTGCTTTATTAAGAAACACATTTGCCAATACCAAGCAGCAAAAgcattattttcaaaactacAAATTCTTCTATTCCGTCAAATGCTGTAGATTCGGGACATCTTCAGGGGAATACGTTATC AGCACTCCAGAATCGCTTGTTCAAAAGAGAGCTCGATTGCTGTGGCAAAGTCGTAAAAGAGGAATTGCTGAAAACTGTCTCATCTTTAGCACATTTTCAGCGAAACATCTAAACAA CTTTGATGAAGAACAACTGGAATCTTATGACAAACTCTTAAACCAACCTAGTAACGAATGGGATATATATTATTGGATGGTTGGGACCAAACCCGTTCCCGAAACGTACGATGATGATTTGATGAGAATGCTGCAAGAACATTGTCG aaatgaaagaaaagaagaaaggTTTGAGCAACCTCCTTTAAATTATGAACCTGTCACAAAGTAG
- the LOC143468825 gene encoding dnaJ homolog subfamily C member 10-like isoform X2, which produces MFTFNFNLHVHKWREFAQEISGVINIAAVECSGRNRFLCLKRNIRYFPNLMIIKANTEPIKYQGDRSKKDLIRFVMKHVNIEVVDLWDGNLDEELKKHGALPWVISFCGEASDDDMEGDCPSRTTKRKLAGLMNGLAYVGSVDCETSEELCKRANITEKLGVYYYPTGAFPDEHNQMHHFDSLDAREIHAEFMNKLVPGIPEFSTAKLQAIVQKKRALIFAQFSNDEVDEKETSLKKLPALLKEHSITVAKVKCQEGSWCKDKLHLTQDASIVFKGKGLDNFEVFHGRPNTAELSSFAQESSTARVLTLNPSYFNDGVMADSNRLWFVDFFAPWCPPCRALLPELRKASNNLNDISFGTVDCTMFKEICSEFGINSYPTTKLFNQSKITEYTGNHNSHGILQFVQDLVSPPYEHLTPKTFEAMVQNREPGITWIVDFYANWCGPCRQLMPEWRRMAKMLSGIVHVGAIDCAKGNHNQFCKRQMVDGYPEIRLFPAKKHVNSKPLYSVYDDWNRHASALAGWALNFVPNDVVDMKPKDFTDGLPSDESAWLLDFYAPWCGHCHAFAPKFVLTSMRFKGRVKFGKVNCQQLPSVCSRAGVHAYPTVFFYPPKSPNKKRPAKKQIDSQEPEAITRIVDSYMDAYPDEAKKKTKSKKHKDEL; this is translated from the exons atgtttacttttaattttaatttgcatGTTCATAAGTGGAGAGAATTTGCTCAAGAAATTTCTGGTGTTATCAACATTGCCGCTGTCGAGTGCTCAG GACGAAACAGGTTTTTATGCTTGAAGAGAAATATTCGGTATTTCCCCAATCTAATGATCATAAAAGCAAATACAGag CCAATCAAGTACCAAGGTGACAGAAGCAAGAAAGATCTTATTCGCTTTGTCATGAAGCACGTAAACATTGAG GTAGTTGACTTGTGGGATGGAAACCTTGATGAGGAGCTGAAGAAGCATGGAGCTCTTCCTTGGGTTATTTCCTTCTGCGGCGAAGCTTCTGATGATGACATGGAAGGGGATTGCCCTTCAAGAACCACCAAGAGGAAATTGGCAGGATTGATG AATGGCCTAGCATATGTTGGCTCCGTGGATTGTGAAACTTCAGAGGAATTGTGTAAGCGAGCAAACATCACTGAAAAACTGGGTGTCTATTATTACCCAACTGGAGCTTTCCCTGATGAGCACAATCAAATGCATCATTTCGATTCTCTTGACGCCCGAGAGATCCACGCAGAGTTTATGAACAAGTTGGTTCCTGGCATTCCTGAGTTTTCAACTGCTAAGCTACAG GCCATAGTGCAGAAGAAACGAGCACTAATTTTTGCCCAGTTTTCAAATGATGAAGTTGATGAAAAGGAAACAAGCCTTAAGAAATTACCAGCGCTTTTAAAGGAACAT AGTATAACAGTCGCCAAAGTGAAGTGCCAAGAAGGAAGTTGGTGCAAAGATAAACTACATTTGACCCAAGACGCCAGTATTGTTTTTAAAGGAAAGGGTCTGGATAATTTTGAAGTCTTTCACG GTCGTCCCAACACCGCCGAGTTGAGCTCTTTTGCTCAGGAAAGCTCTACAGCCCGTGTTTTAACTTTGAATCCGAGTTACTTCAACGATGGTGTGATGGCAGATAGCAATCGGCTTTGGTTTGTCGACTTCTTCGCGCCT tgGTGTCCACCATGTCGAGCACTTCTTCCCGAGCTCCGAAAAGCTTCTAACAACCTTAATGACATCAGCTTTGGTACGGTTGACTGCACAATGTTTAAGGAAATTTGCAGTGAG TTTGGAATCAATTCGTATCCAACCACGAAGTTATTTAACCAATCAAAGATCACAGAGTATACGGGTAACCACAATTCTCATGGAATCTTACAGTTTGTTCAG GACCTTGTTAGTCCGCCTTATGAACACTTAACTCCGAAAACATTTGAAGCAATGGTACAGAATCGCGAACCTGGTATTACGTGGATAGTTGATTTCTATGCCAACTGGTGTGGTCCGTGTCGTCAATTGATGCCAGAGTGGAGAAGAATGGCAAAA ATGTTATCAGGGATTGTACATGTGGGAGCCATCGACTGCGCAAAAGGAAACCACAATCAGTTCTGCAAACGACAGATGGTCGATGGATATCCTGAGATTCGTCTCTTTCCAGCCAAGAAGCATGTAAACTCCAAACCTCTTTACAGTGTCTATGACGATTGGAACAGGCATGCTAGTGCCTTAGCGGGATGGGCGCTCAA TTTCGTTCCCAATGATGTCGTCGATATGAAACCTAAAGATTTTACGGATGGTTTGCCTTCGGATGAAAGTGCATGGTTGTTAGATTTCTATGCGCCCTGGTGTGGTCACTGTCATGCCTTCGCACCAAAGTTTGTGTTAACCTCAATG AGGTTCAAGGGAAGAGTAAAGTTCGGGAAGGTGAACTGTCAGCAACTTCCTTCAGTTTGCAGTAGGGCGGGTGTCCATGCCTATCCCACCGTGTTCTTTTACCCACCAAAGTCACCCAATAAAAAGAGGCCTGCGAAAAAACAAATCGATTCTCAA GAGCCGGAGGCGATTACAAGGATCGTGGATTCCTACATGGACGCGTATCCCGAcgaagcaaaaaagaaaacaaaatcaaagaagCACAAG GACGAGTTATAA
- the LOC143468625 gene encoding veficolin-1-like, which yields MIINITDYINYVIDGPAKSCQDILAAGYTESGVYPIFPVDIPEGLRIYCDMETDGGGWMVFQRRMDGSVDFRRNWQAYVEGFGQLEGEFWLGLDKLNRLFGNFVTELRVDLEDFENNKRFAKYE from the exons atgaTTATAAATATTACAGACTATATAAATTATGTTATAGATGGCCCAGCGAAGTCTTGCCAAGATATCCTTGCGGCTGGTTACACAGAGAGTGGGGTATACCCGATCTTCCCCGTCGATATTCCTGAAGGATTGCGAATTTACTGTGACATGGAAACTGACGGTGGTGGATGGATG GTTTTTCAAAGAAGAATGGATGGGTCAGTGGACTTTAGACGTAACTGGCAAGCTTACGTCGAGGGATTCGGTCAGCTTGAAGGAGAATTTTGGTTAG gaTTGGACAAATTAAACCGATTGTTTGGAAACTTTGTGACCGAACTTAGAGTGGATcttgaagattttgaaaacaacaagCGATTTGCAAAATACGAGTAA
- the LOC143469378 gene encoding tumor necrosis factor-inducible gene 6 protein-like produces MMRVLLILFSLMLGTYGQDCGGNLVAPTGIRRFNSPGYPNNYTDNTDCEWRIRTGRNAQIVIKFEDFETEEIHDYVEIEDGSETLRYSGKALVNVPYMSRNSEIVVRFHSDAQRNFKGFRASYTKSEYFGINAKP; encoded by the exons ATGATGAGAGTTCTACTGATCTTGTTTTCTTTGATGCTTGGAACTTATGGACAAG aTTGCGGTGGAAATCTCGTAGCCCCTACTGGTATACGTCGGTTTAATTCTCCTGGCTACCCAAACAATTATACAGATAACACCGACTGCGAATGGAGAATAAGAACTGGACGAAATGCACAAATAGTTATAAAGTTTGAAGATTTCGAGACGGAAGAAATACACGACTATGTAGAG ATAGAGGATGGTTCAGAGACTCTTCGCTACAGTGGAAAAGCTTTGGTCAATGTACCTTATATGTCTCGAAATTCAGAAATAGTTGTTAGATTTCATTCGGACGCACAGAGAAATTTCAAAGGTTTCCGGGCAAGCTACACCAAAAGTGAGTACTTTGGTATAAATGCGAAACCTTAA